A part of Microbacterium terregens genomic DNA contains:
- a CDS encoding alpha/beta hydrolase — MPHFTTTDGTELYYTDQGEGQPVLLSHGWPLSSDAWQVEVKLLADNGYRAIAHDRRGHGRSAKTYTGNDMDTYAKDLAELVKHLDLTNLVVIGHSTGGGEVVRYAAQHGVGRVAKVITVGAVPPQMVKTDSNPDGLPIEVFDGIRAGVLKDASQFYRDLTEAFFGANRDGSNVSQGAKDDFWRQGMLVNLAAAYDCIKAFSETDFTEDLKSLDVPIFLAHGDDDQIVPIGAAAIRSAELVKDGTLKVYPGAPHGIHGDYQSELGKDILAFISK, encoded by the coding sequence ATGCCTCACTTCACCACCACAGATGGAACCGAGCTCTACTACACCGATCAGGGAGAGGGGCAGCCCGTGCTGCTGAGCCACGGCTGGCCGCTCAGCTCGGACGCCTGGCAGGTCGAGGTCAAGCTCCTCGCCGACAACGGCTATCGCGCCATCGCTCACGACCGCCGCGGCCACGGGCGGTCGGCCAAAACCTACACCGGCAATGACATGGACACCTACGCCAAAGACCTCGCCGAGCTGGTTAAACACCTCGACCTCACGAACCTGGTCGTCATCGGCCACTCAACCGGGGGCGGGGAAGTCGTCCGCTACGCCGCTCAGCACGGCGTCGGCCGCGTCGCAAAGGTCATCACAGTCGGAGCGGTGCCTCCGCAGATGGTGAAGACCGACAGCAACCCGGACGGTCTACCGATCGAGGTCTTCGACGGCATCCGCGCCGGTGTTCTGAAAGACGCCTCGCAGTTCTACCGAGACCTCACCGAGGCATTCTTCGGAGCCAACCGCGATGGCTCCAACGTGTCCCAAGGCGCAAAAGATGACTTCTGGCGCCAGGGCATGCTGGTGAATCTCGCCGCCGCCTACGACTGCATCAAGGCGTTCTCCGAGACTGATTTCACGGAGGACCTCAAATCGCTGGACGTGCCGATCTTCCTCGCCCACGGCGACGATGACCAGATTGTCCCGATCGGCGCTGCAGCGATCAGGTCCGCCGAATTGGTGAAAGACGGCACGCTTAAGGTCTACCCAGGGGCACCTCACGGCATCCACGGCGATTACCAGTCAGAGCTCGGCAAGGACATCCTTGCATTCATCAGCAAGTAG
- a CDS encoding helix-turn-helix domain-containing protein gives MTAAEKKADAKAQYNAFLAACPSQQLLGRVSGKWVTLVLSALGSGPECDGDPRSMRYSELGRVLAGVSPKMLSQTLKSLERDGLVRRTATATVPVTVTYELTDLGLSLHQTVRQIKLWSENNRDEVARQQRLFDAAAR, from the coding sequence ATGACTGCGGCCGAGAAGAAGGCCGACGCAAAGGCGCAGTACAACGCTTTCCTCGCCGCGTGCCCGAGCCAGCAGTTGCTGGGGCGGGTCTCGGGCAAGTGGGTGACTCTGGTGTTGTCCGCGTTGGGCAGCGGCCCCGAGTGCGACGGCGACCCTCGTTCGATGCGGTACTCCGAACTCGGCCGTGTCCTTGCCGGAGTCAGCCCCAAGATGCTGTCGCAGACGTTGAAGTCCCTGGAGCGTGACGGCCTCGTCCGCCGCACGGCAACGGCGACCGTCCCCGTGACGGTCACGTACGAGCTGACCGACTTGGGGCTGTCTCTGCATCAGACTGTGCGACAGATCAAACTGTGGTCCGAGAACAACCGCGACGAGGTCGCCCGGCAACAGAGGCTATTCGACGCCGCCGCACGGTAG